Proteins from a single region of Nomia melanderi isolate GNS246 chromosome 9, iyNomMela1, whole genome shotgun sequence:
- the mask gene encoding multiple ankyrin repeats single KH domain isoform X2 encodes MQNVAQGTTSDSQKHEKSASVHHDIGKTSSTPQSSNSSPTKSETETFSELQPRFMADSSESEEDSVSEVECFAIDQVELDEGHHLESSKFLLPPEDPERSVDPETQARLEALLEAAGIGKLSSSGDGKHLADHEVLRRLTSSVSCALDEAAAALTRMRSDNPRTQNEKRSLVEACTDGDVGTVRKLLTEGRSVHETTEEGESLLSLACSAGYYELAQVLLAMNANVEDRGIKGDCTPLMEAASAGHVDVVSLLIAHGADVNSQSTSGNTALMYGCAGGHEEVVRVLLEAGANVEDHNENGHTPLMEAASAGHVPVAKILLQHGAGINTHSNEFKESALTLACYKGHLEMVRFLLEAGADQEHKTDEMHTALMEASMDGHVEVARLLLDSGAQVNMPTDSFESPLTLAACGGHVDLAMLLIERGANIEEVNDEGYTPLMEAAREGHEEMVALLLSQGANINAQTEETQETALTLACCGGFLEVADFLIKAGADIELGASTPLMEAAQEGHLELVRYLLESAADVHAQTQTGDTALTYACENGHTDVADLLLQFGADLEHESEGGRTPLMKACRAGHLCTVQFLISKRADVNRQTTNNDHTPLSLACAGGHLAVVELLLAQSANPFHKLKDNSTMLIEAAKGGHTSVVQLLLDYPHSIMMSAPHNAAPAPMLLPQQQQPQQQQQQQQPQQQQPQQQPQQQQQQQQQQQQQQQQQQQQQQQQQQQQQQQQQQQQQQQQQQQQQHIAHQQRMSHQQQASTTQSQHQQQQQHSAEQAQAQNLQPKHNTQKSLLRKNRSVTVMPDMSLTSAEAQQVRSQPAGEAIVATKDDTNILDKGSGGFTNLSEPNISLSPAPAPTPGLNVTESRKNTRQEQILHKRQILEELQRVERELQIKGPGHWFSGSGNSVSTQQQHLSEEPSESDMLSPGTSQAISVYYEAFLEGRQMERERARRALTPEIFPTTNALSLATIPVTSSVPLITSNTSSTTTPSPPSISTPPTVMSVSQPITASSDVSQNTAISDRPKAKPVSKKEGKNIRKATSSVVGGKLQQQQQQQQQQQQQQQQQQQQQQQQQQQQQQQQQQQQHQQQQQQQQQQQQQQQQQATLMAGLQQQYQQKQRQHTYQVQQVHQLQQLNQQLQLQLDQVQVQQQQQQQPQQPQTQQSMQTHSQQQHSQSQQESGAVTANASNILMPTQLMSHLHSAHAHHLHDQQSTQQTLTEQADPELARLHRDGACPFVAAAQKAKALCTSESVIKLEDGTHIPLDDAFEIFRSISFDDTVDATEDQEKLELKRLEISSSKDSQHAQQQQQQQQQQQQQQQQQPQQQQQPQQQQQQQQQQQQLQNAQIVQQTTSPYTSQEYFTNPVLSVPSVSLPTLPSLQVTSAGVQIQADISAGLQLTSTQPLQNQPFKDLKDLKDLKEFQEGYLEGLRCRFQPQLLLQSSQITFPMQALPNVTETSGMIDSISHQTNGYTQSTACNANQVQVATQTQAPVTTTAATIVASDKKQVYTAPATGKGKKGRYPLLPQQQSCQQQQTANTQQQTPNFTSQNYQLDPTAVAGQYTTGVPTVGGYTTNQVPPAPFSCMDVDSETDSNHDTALTLACAGGHVELAELLLSRGADIEHRDKKGFTPLILAATAGHHKVVETLLNHGADIEAQSERTKDTPLSLACSGGRYEVVELLLNRGANKEHRNVSDYTPLSLAASGGYVNIIKLLLNHGAEINSRTGSKLGISPLMLAAMNGHVAAVKLLLDMGSDINAQIETNRNTALTLACFQGRHEVVSLLLDRKANVEHRAKTGLTPLMEAASGGYVEVGRVLLTKGADVNATPVPSSRDTALTIAADKGHCRFVELLLSRGTQVEVKNKKGNSPLWLAANGGHLNVVDLLYHAGADIDSQDNRKVSCLMAAFRKGHIKVVKWMVHHVTQFPSDQEMTRYIATVSDKELLEKCQECVKVIRAAKETQAAKANKNASILLEELDMEKTREESKKAAAARRRERKKKKKLEKKEEKRKLHEEYKKNEGAYEDKEENGKKSGDEECDRADDSEHEAGDGCERMDSMPSPVNRSPEDPDREEGDSGIDANSQGSCSSNDVKAREKKKEKKKKKTNSPANNEKDTSPQRSPKTVIAQSNSLSQNSITPTKSQNNNTSEKIPTNVTNGVSVTTTSVATSGRSSTVNSSERKLKGQLVFEASRHPADREDFEATGNETYIPGKGKKSYGNQYDGDSLSATTKTNTSTTSPKQGGKREEGWKEVVRKGQSDDSGRFMNSPFRSKKVSVPPNAISRVIGRGGSNINAIRGATGAHIEVEKQSKCQGERIITIKGSSDATKQAHTLIAALIKDPDVDILQMLPKSKLAVVTTSTWDKTVSTIASSKAKLGPVSKPLSLTSNSNSTQINKSSYASGVSTVNQLIPLRSSSTIKLSGAFPTPLPRATAPRLVAAAEKRAQAVAAQMASSSNTKTTMSYTSAIMTAGRATKIVTTSTTQTFAAKLSEITASTHTATTVMQSTHTTVNKQKSLQANAVTVMSATATATAQSSSQQPVVSTSPKHCRPLPTLSAPPTMVSHYSGKSTYSPGSNTAISPATGTVVAYCPENSVVTSCSNAVRVTPSPPIVPQNQQLQQQQQQQQQQQQQQQQQQQQPPPQQQQQNQQLQQQQQVQQPPPQQQQQQQQQQQQQQQQQQSQHQIRSSTPITSTIQEQQQQQQQQQQQQQQQQQQQQQQQQQQQQQQQQQQQQQQQQQQQQQQQQQQQQQQQQQQQQQQQQQANNTPLEYSLFNDTFTKVTQQSMWGGRENESQKGMNFATVAGGGVSVNTSGSSSSKFIDSVPPQVDASKAPGYRGTAMCSPVSSKSNSTNNTSATSIGSGASSNTGHSPIQPPQFQSTAGNYSEHSLSNKPPGNLAVARPVMPQQTIEMGAAMGAQFSRPVFQGELTSRNTSTHQPHIIPSTSQPTLDVGLFKTNNVGYEHPNVNSSLLKMVPNEGQNHPLLPFHPHMQNFTQTIAAPSASVNTTVSMSRLNPRAPDFSSSLHLNSKPQVTMFNPGSAAAAAAAAAAAAGIHANMFAPVPPPPPSAIQSNNLAMLGNFPLGKYQGPSRATPNSGISNNGQTRWPFAPPHNNYPTHQDPMIGQIGFSNHLTNMSAAQPGNIDLITTLENGGSPAISPSSPAQVAQEMNQLKIEDRKVPRPIGTERAWKNYTTTGIGPGGDADSINWMLNNEKLVGSWASLAPGIDRHQMFRSNASYNRITNVDAELHQMMESSFQGHVDAQQQAFPNGSAGALSLMPALTLLPGQFGAPALTEIPPNEPNKMDPPAWGIPDAVQDKQHPAWNKWTH; translated from the exons ATGCAGAATGTAGCacaaggaacgacctcggatagtCAGAAGCACGAAAAATCAGCAAGCGTTCACCACGACATTGGAAAGACGTCGTCGACTCCCCAGTCTTCGAACTCCAGTCCTACGAAGTCAGAGACCGAGACCTTCTCCGAGTTGCAGCCACGCTTTATGGCAGACTCGTCAGAGAGTGAGGAGGACAGTGTTTCAGAG GTGGAGTGTTTTGCAATTGATCAGGTTGAATTAGACGAAGGCCATCATTTAGAGTCATCCAAGTTTTTATTGCCTCCTGAAGATCCAGAGCGATCCGTGGATCCTGAAACTCAGGCACGGTTAGAAGCTTTACTGGAAGCAGCTGGTATTGGCAAGTTGTCGTCGTCAGGCGATGGAAAGCACTTGGCTGACCACGAAGTGCTCCGTCGCTTAACATCGAGTGTTTCTTGTGCATTAGATGAAGCAGCAGCTGCATTAACTCGAATGCGCAGCGATAATCCACGCACACAAAACGAAAAACGCTCTCTAGTAGAGGCTTGCACAGACGGAGACGTTGGTACTGTCAGGAAGTTATTAACGGAAGGACGCAGTGTACACGAGACTACAGAGGAGGGAGAGAGTTTGCTCTCTCTCGCCTGCTCAGCTGGTTACTACGAACTTGCTCAG GTACTTTTGGCAATGAATGCAAACGTAGAAGATCGTGGCATAAAAGGGGACTGTACCCCTTTGATGGAAGCTGCCAGTGCAGGGCATGTGGATGTTGTAAGCTTGCTTATTGCTCATGGAGCTGATGTTAATTCTCAATCTACTTCAG GTAATACTGCCCTTATGTATGGCTGTGCGGGTGGCCATGAAGAGGTAGTCAGAGTACTATTAGAAGCAGGTGCCAATGTAGAGGATCACAATGAGAATGGTCACACACCGTTAATGGAAGCAGCCAGTGCTGGACATGTTCCAGTAGCCAAGATTTTGCTACAACATGGCGCCGGAATTAATACTCATTCCAATGAATTTAAAGAATCAGCGCTCACACTGGCTTGTTATAAAGGACATTTAGAAATGGTTCGCTTTTTATTGGAAGCTGGTGCAGATCAG GAGCACAAAACCGATGAAATGCACACTGCCCTTATGGAAGCATCGATGGATGGTCACGTAGAAGTAGCTCGTTTACTTTTAGATTCGGGCGCGCAGGTGAATATGCCAACAGACAGTTTCGAATCTCCGTTAACGTTGGCTGCTTGTGGAGGTCACGTTGATCTTGCGATGCTTCTGATCGAGAGAGGAGCAAATATCGAAGAAGTGAACGATGAAGGTTATACGCCGTTGATGGAAGCAGCGCGCGAAGGTCACGAAGAAATGGTTGCTTTACTTTTAAGTCAGG GAGCGAATATCAATGCTCAAACGGAAGAAACACAGGAAACAGCACTTACTTTAGCTTGCTGTGGTGGTTTTTTAGAAGTGGCTGACTTTTTAATTAAAGCAGGAGCTGACATTGAATTGGGTGCTTCTACTCCTCTAATGGAAGCAGCACAAGAGGGTCATCTGGAACTTGTTCGTTATTTACTCGAATCCGCGGCAGATGTTCATGCTCAGACTCAAACAGGAGATACTGCGTTAACATATGCCTGTGAAAATGGACATACCGATGTTGCGGATCTTCTACTTCAGTTTGGTGCTGATTTA GAGCATGAATCCGAAGGAGGCAGGACTCCACTGATGAAGGCATGCAGAGCTGGTCATCTTTGTACAGTTCAGTTTCTTATATCGAAACGTGCAGACGTTAATAGGCAAACGACAAACAACGATCACACTCCTCTTTCTTTAGCCTGTGCTGGTGGTCACCTTGCAGTTGTAGAATTACTACTTGCACAGTCTGCAAACCCGTTTCATAAACTAAAG GATAATTCCACTATGTTAATCGAAGCTGCAAAAGGGGGACATACAAGTGTAGTTCAACTTTTGTTGGATTATCCTCATAGTATTATGATGAGTGCGCCACATAATGCTGCGCCTGCACCAATGTTACTTCCTCAACAACAACAAccacaacaacagcagcaacaacaacaaccacaACAGCAGCAACCACAACAGCAgccacaacagcagcaacagcaacaacagcagcagcagcagcagcagcagcagcagcagcagcagcagcagcaacaacagcagcagcagcagcagcagcagcagcaacaacaacaacagcagcagcagcagcaacagcagcataTAGCACACCAGCAACGTATGTCTCATCAACAACAAGCATCGACGACGCAATCACAAcatcaacagcaacagcagcataGTGCTGAGCAAGCACAAGCGCAAAATCTTCAACCTAAACATAATACACAGAAATCGTTGTTAAGAAAAAATCGATCAGTAACCGTGATGCCTGATATGAGTCTTACTTCAGCCGAGGCGCAACAAGTTCGTTCTCAACCCGCAGGTGAAGCGATCGTAGCAACTAAAGATGATACTAACATTTTGGATAAAGGCAGTGGAGGATTTACCAACCTTTCAGAACCTAATATTAGCCTTAGTCCAGCACCAGCACCAACCCCAGGTTTAAATGTTACCGAAAGTCGAAAAAATACTCGACAAGAACAAATCCTACATAAACGGCAAATACTTGAAGAATTACAG AGGGTAGAAAGGGAACTTCAAATTAAGGGTCCGGGCCATTGGTTCTCCGGTTCAGGAAATTCCGTCTCGACTCAACAACAACATCTATCGGAAGAACCCAGTGAATCAGATATGTTATCGCCAG GTACCAGTCAGGCAATATCGGTGTATTATGAGGCTTTTCTCGAAGGAAGACAGATGGAACGAGAAAGGGCTCGTAGGGCTTTAACTCCTGAAATTTTTCCTACGACAAATGCACTCTCTCTTGCAACGATACCTGTCACGTCGTCTGTTCCATTGATCACCTCTAACACATCTTCGACGACCACGCCGAGTCCTCCAAGTATATCCACGCCTCCTACAGTTATGAGTGTTTCTCAACCTATTACTGCAAGTAGCGATGTTAGCCAAAACACCGCTATAAGCGATCGTCCGAAAGCGAAACCTGTTTCTAAGAAAGAAGGTAAAAATATCCGGAAAGCTACGTCCAGTGTAGTAGGCGGGAaactacaacaacaacaacagcagcagcagcagcaacagcagcagcaacaacagcagcaacaacagcagcagcaacaacaacagcagcagcagcaacaacagcagcagcagcaacatcagcagcagcagcagcagcagcagcaacagcaacagcagcagcagcaacaggcAACTTTGATGGCTGGACTTCAACAGCAATATCAGCAGAAACAACGTCAACATACCTATCAAGTGCAACAGGTGCATCAACTGCAGCAACTTAATCAACAGCTTCAATTACAGCTTGATCAAGTACAG gtgcaacaacaacagcagcagcaacctCAGCAACCGCAAACTCAACAATCGATGCAAACACATTCACAGCAACAACATTCACAATCTCAGCAAGAATCTGGAGCAGTGACTGCTAATGCAAGCAACATACTCATGCCTACTCAATTAATGTCCCATCTCCATTCAGCGCATGCACACCATCTTCACGAtcaa CAATCAACACAACAAACTCTAACGGAGCAAGCAGATCCTGAATTGGCAAGACTGCATCGAGATGGTGCTTGTCCTTTCGTTGCTGCTGCTCAAAAAGCAAAGGCACTTTGTACCAGTGAGAGTGTTATAAAATTAGAAGACGGCACGCATATTCCCTTAGATGatgcttttgaaatttttcgttcTATTAGCTTCGACGATACCGTTGATG CAACGGAAGATCAAGAAAAGCTTGAATTGAAAAGGTTAGAAATATCAAGTAGTAAAGATTCACAACACgcgcaacagcagcaacagcaacaacaacagcagcagcagcaacagcaacaacaaccacagcagcagcagcagccgcaacaacagcagcagcaacaacaacaacaacaacaattacaaaatgCGCAAATAGTTCAACAGACGACCAGTCCTTACACGTCTCAAGAATATTTTACCAATCCTGTGTTATCAGTACCTTCGGTTTCGTTACCAACTTTGCCTTCACTTCAAGTCACCAGTGCTGGTGTTCAAATACAAGCAGACATATCAGCCGGTCTACAATTAACCAGTACACAGCCTTTACAAAATCAGCCATTTAAAGACTTGAAAGACTTAAAAGATTTGAAAGAGTTTCAAGAAGGATATCTTGAGGGTTTACGATGTCGTTTTCAACCGCAACTATTACTCCAATCTTCGCAAATAA CATTTCCTATGCAAGCTCTACCGAATGTAACCGAAACCAGTGGAATGATAGATAGTATATCCCATCAAACGAATGGTTATACACAATCGACAGCTTGTAACGCCAATCAAGTTCAAGTGGCTACTCAAACTCAAGCTCCAGTCACGACGACTGCTGCTACTATTGTTGCTTCAGACAAAAAGCAAGTTTATACCGCGCCAGCGACCGGtaaaggaaaaaagggaagatACCCGCTTTTGCCTCAACAACAATCATGCCAACAGCAACAGACTGCCAATACCCAACAACAAACTCCGAATTTTACCAGTCAAAACTACCAATTAGATCCAACGGCAG TTGCTGGTCAGTACACGACAGGCGTCCCGACAGTTGGGGGTTACACGACTAATCAAGTACCGCCTGCACCATTTTCTTGTATGGATGTAGATTCTGAAACGGATAGTAATCACGACACGGCTTTGACTTTAGCGTGTGCCGGTGGCCACGTAGAGTTGGCGGAACTTTTGTTGAGTCGCGGTGCAGATATAG AACATAGAGACAAAAAGGGGTTCACTCCGCTGATATTGGCTGCAACAGCCGGCCACCACAAAGTTGTAGAGACCCTTTTGAATCATGGGGCTGACATTGAAGCTCAGTCTGAACGTACTAAGGATACACCATTATCTCTTGCTTGTAGTGGTGGCAGATACGAAGTGGTAGAACTTTTACTTAATCGGGGTGCCAATAAAGAACATCGTAATGTTTCTGATTACACACCTTTGAGTCTGGCAGCATCCGGCGGTtacgttaatataataaaacttctTCTGAATCATGGTGCTGAAATTAATTCCAGGACTGGTTCCAAATTAGGTATATCTCCGCTTATGCTTGCCGCTATGAACGGTCACGTTG CGGCGGTGAAGTTGTTACTGGATATGGGCAGTGACATAAATGCTCAAATTGAGACTAATCGTAATACAGCGCTGACATTGGCGTGTTTTCAAGGAAGACACGAGGTAGTCAGTCTACTTCTCGATCGCAAAGCCAACGTCGAACATCGTGCTAAG ACTGGTTTAACTCCGCTAATGGAAGCTGCGAGTGGTGGTTACGTGGAAGTCGGACGTGTTTTACTTACCAAAGGAGCAGACGTGAACGCTACTCCTGTTCCGTCGTCTCGCGACACTGCTCTTACTATTGCCGCCGACAAAGGACACTGCCGTTtcgtagaattattattatcaag AGGGACACAAGTAgaggtaaaaaataaaaaaggaaacagtCCATTATGGTTAGCAGCAAACGGAGGACACTTGAACGTCGTTGATTTGCTGTATCATGCTGGTGCGGATATCGATTCGCAAGATAATCGTAAA GTGTCCTGTTTAATGGCCGCTTTCCGCAAGGGACATATTAAAGTTGTAAAGTGGATGGTACATCATGTTACTCAGTTTCCAAGTGACCAAGAAATGACGAGGTATATAGCTACCGTCAGTGATAAAGAACTTCTCGAAAAATGCCAGGAATGCGTTAAAGTAATTCGAGCAGCGAAAGAGACTCAGGCTGCCAAAGCGAATAAAAACGCGTCGATACTATTGGAGGAGCTCGATATGGAGAAAACCAGGGAAGAATCGAAGAAGGCAGCGGCTGCTCGTAGACGAgagcgaaagaagaaaaagaagcttgagaagaaggaggagaagagaAAATTACACGAGGAATACAAAAAGAACGAAGGTGCGTACGAAGACAAGGAAGAGAATGGTAAGAAATCTGGGGACGAGGAATGCGACAGAGCGGACGACAGCGAACACGAAGCCGGCGACGGCTGCGAAAGAATGGACAGTATGCCATCGCCTGTCAATAGAAGTCCGGAAGACCCCGACAGGGAGGAGGGTGACAGTGGAATAGACGCGAACAGTCAAGGTAGCTGCAGCAGTAACGACGTCAAAGCgagggagaagaagaaagagaagaagaaaaagaagaccaACAGCCCCGCTAACAACGAGAAAGACACGTCTCCCCAGAGATCACCGAAAACCGTTATCGCTCAAAGTAATTCGCTGTCTCAAAACTCCATCACGCCGACCAAGTCTCAGAACAACAATACTTCCGAGAA AATACCGACCAACGTCACCAACGGTGTGTCCGTGACCACGACTTCCGTCGCGACGAGTGGCAGGTCTTCGACCGTGAATTCCAGCGAGCGAAAATTGAAAGGTCAGTTGGTGTTCGAGGCGTCCAGGCATCCTGCCGACAGAGAGGATTTCGAAGCAACTGGCAACGAAACGTATATACCCGGCAAAGGCAAGAAGTCGTATGGCAATCAATACGACGGGGACTCGTTGAGCGCAACTACAAAGACGAACACCTCGACGACAAGTCCGAAACAGGGCGGCAAACGCGAGGAGGGCTGGAAAGAAGTCGTGCGAAA GGGACAATCGGACGATTCAGGAAGATTTATGAATTCACCGTTCCGTTCGAAGAAAGTTTCTGTTCCACCGAACGCTATCAGTCGGGTGATAGGAAGAGGCGGCAGTAACATAAATGCTATTAGAGGTGCCACGGGTGCTCATATCGAAGTAGAGAAACAAAGCAAATGTCAAGGCGAACGAATTATTACTATCAA GGGATCATCGGACGCAACGAAACAGGCTCACACGTTAATCGCAGCGCTGATCAAAGATCCTGACGTCGACATATTGCAGATGCTTCCGAAATCGAAACTGGCCGTTGTCACGACCTCTACTTGGGATAAAACTGTTTCCACGATAGCT TCGAGCAAAGCAAAATTGGGTCCTGTAAGTAAACCTCTGAGTCTAACATCAAATTCCAATAGTACGCAAATTAATAAATCCAGTTACGCATCGGGGGTTTCTACCGTGAATCAGCTAATTCCGCTTCGATCGTCGTCTACTATCAAACTTAGCGGAGCATTTCCAACGCCCCTGCCACGTGCAACGGCTCCCCGACTGGTCGCTGCAG CTGAGAAACGCGCCCAGGCTGTGGCTGCTCAAATGGCTTCGTCGTCGAACACGAAAACAACAATGTCCTATACGAGCGCGATTATGACGGCCGGACGAGCGACAAAAATTGTGACTACGAGCACCACGCAAACATTTGCAGCGAAGTTATCTGAAATCACTGCCTCTACGCATACAGCCACCACCGTGATGCAGTCCACTCACACTACAGTAAATAAGCAGAAATCGTTACAGGCGAATGCTGTCACTGTAATGTCAGCTACGGCTACAGCGACAGCTCAGTCTTCGTCTCAACAACCTGTAGTCAGTACATCACCGAAACACTGCCGACCACTGCCTACATTATCTGCCCCGCCAACAATGGTTTCTCACTATTCCGGAAAATCTACTTATTCTCCTGGCTCGAATACCGCTATATCACCAGCAACGGGCACAGTAGTCGCTTATTGTCCGGAAAATTCTGTCGTCACCAGTTGCTCGAATGCAGTTCGAGTTACACCATCTCCACCTATTGTACCGCAGAATCAACAgttgcagcagcagcagcagcaacagcagcagcaacaacagcaacaacaacaacaacagcagcaaccgCCGccgcaacagcaacagcagaaTCAACAAttgcaacagcagcaacaggtACAACAGCCACCGccgcagcagcaacaacaacaacagcagcagcagcaacaacaacaacaacaacaacaatcgcAACATCAAATACGAAGTTCTACACCAATCACATCCACAATTCAggagcaacaacagcagcaacagcaacagcagcagcagcagcagcagcaacaacagcagcaacagcagcagcagcagcagcagcagcagcagcagcagcaacaacagcagcagcagcagcagcagcagcagcagcagcagcagcagcaacaacaacaacagcagcaacaacagcagcagcagcagcagcagcagcaacaagcAAACAACACACCTTTAGAATATTCGTTATTCAACGATACTTTTACTAAAGTTACCCAGCAGTCAATGTggggtggccgagaaaacgaatcTCAGAAGGGTATGAATTTCGCGACCGTAGCTGGCGGTGGAGTTTCAGTGAACACGTCCGGTTCATCTTCGTCGAAATTCATAGACAGCGTTCCTCCACAG GTGGATGCCTCGAAAGCTCCTGGATATCGCGGGACGGCCATGTGCTCGCCCGTGTCGAGCAAATCGAACAGCACGAATAATACTAGCGCGACCAGCATAGGAAGCGGCGCGTCGTCCAACACGGGTCACAGTCCAATTCAGCCGCCGCAATTTCAATCGACAGCTGGAAATTACAGCGAGCATTCTCTTTCGAACAAACCGCCTGGAAATTTGGCAGTAGCGCGACCAGTGATGCCTCAGCAAACCATAGAAATGGGGGCGGCAATGGGGGCACAGTTTAGTCGGCCAGTCTTTCAAGGTGAATTGACGTCGCGCAACACTTCGACGCACCAACCACACATCATACCTTCAACGTCGCAACCAACGTTGGACGTGGGTCTGTTCAAAACGAACAACGTCGGTTACGAGCATCCAAACGTAAATTCCAGCTTACTGAAAATGGTGCCGAACGAAGGGCAGAATCACCCTCTGTTACCGTTTCACCCCCATATGCAGAATTTCACGCAAACAATAGCAGCGCCATCCGCTTCCGTGAACACTACTGTCAGTATGTCGAGGTTAAACCCGAGAGCACCCGATTTCTCTAGTTCTTTACACTTGAACAGTAAACCTCAAGTGACGATGTTCAACCCCGGAtccgcggcagcggcggcggcggcagctgcGGCGGCTGCTGGAATACACGCAAATATGTTTGCCCCTGTACCACCGCCGCCCCCCTCAGCGATCCAGTCAAATAACTTGGCGATGCTCGGAAACTTTCCCCTAGGAAAATACCAGGGGCCGTCGCGAGCCACCCCGAACTCTGGCATCTCCAACAACGGACAGACCCGTTGGCCGTTCGCTCCGCCGCACAACAATTACCCGACACACCAAGATCCGATGATAGGGCAGATCGGTTTCTCGAATCACTTGACGAACATGAGCGCTGCGCAGCCCGGAAACATCGATTTGATCACGACTCTGGAAAACGGCGGTTCACCGGCGATATCGCCTTCTTCGCCGGCGCAGGTGGCCCAAGAAATGAATCAGCTGAAAATCGAAGATCGCAAAGTGCCGCGTCCGATCGGCACGGAAAGAGCTTGGAAGAACTACACGACGACCGGCATCGGACCCGGCGGTGACGCCGATTCGATCAACTGGATGCTCAACAACGAGAAACTCGTTGGTTCTTGGGCAAGTTTAGCGCCAGGGATAGACAGGCATCAAATGTTTCGGTCTAACGCCTCTTACAATCGTATCACCAACGTGGATGCCGAACTCCATCAGATGATGGAATCCTCCTTTCAG GGTCACGTGGACGCTCAGCAGCAAGCGTTCCCCAACGGAAGCGCAGGAGCGTTATCACTGATGCCAGCATTAACGTTACTACCTGGTCAATTTGGAGCGCCCGCTTTAACCGAAATCCCGCCAAACGAGCCGAATAAAATGGATCCACCAGCCTGGGGAATACCGGATGCCGTGCAAGATAAACAACATCCG GCATGGAATAAATGGACCCATTga